One Arachis hypogaea cultivar Tifrunner chromosome 2, arahy.Tifrunner.gnm2.J5K5, whole genome shotgun sequence genomic window, attagtttaaattcttaaatCTCATTTTTATTATATAGTGCATGAAACATTTCAAtacaaaatctaatataattgtataatatattttcaaaattaacttcaaTCTGCTTTACTTTGATTAAAATTATTGTAGTTCTGCCAACCAATTCTTCCTTCATGCTTATTGGTAGGAATCTGACTTTAATTTCTAAAGTGTAATCTGAATTTCAGAAGATAAAacgaataattatatatatagtcaATTAATTACTATAATAAGATGCAGCCATTGATGTGTAATCTTAATAGAACAAAGTCAATGAAAGCAACAAAAATTCATGTCTCCATGGCTGCTCATTCACTCATTCAAGCTTTCATATTAATTAGTTGGTATGGGTTAGctaggttagggttagggttagactCATGCACTTTGATTGAATATATTATCTCACTATCCTTTTattaatatagtttttttttaaatctttgtcTAAAGTATTTAATTTGACTTCTATTGTCCAAAATtcgattaatttaatttaaaatttgttgatGATAACATTAggtaacaaaatataaaaagctAATTAAGAAGAAATTTTGCTGTTGTTGAGCATGCTTATCAATCAATTAGAATATTTTGAGTGCAACATCATCATGAAGAGGGTCTTCATTGACTACAATTGCTACTCTTTTCTATCTTGCTACTTTTGCTTAACCAATAATAATTAAAGAAAGGTTATAAGATATAATTTTTCTCAAGATTTGAAACCTAACCTGTGGGTTGTGGCTAGGGTTTACAATGCTAGTGACAAATTAGTATTATTAAAGCAATTATTAGGGGAACATATTAAGAGCATGCTTGGAAACATGAAAAatagacttttttttttgggaaaaaaatatttttctacatttaggtaaaaatttgaaaatagattataattgaaattaaaaattttaaattaaaaaaacttataaataaaagtaatattttgaaaCTTATGATTATAAACAAAAgcttattatttttgaattgcaatgattttatgaatttaatcTCAACTATCAAATATCAAATAATATAAATGATCATTTTAtacctattttttaaaattatactatTTGAGAATAATTTTCGTAAATTTCAAACACAATATATTATCTTAAAACCACTTTTTAGCTAAGCATCTAAATATAAGTTAATTGTCACATAatcaagtatttaaaaaaaattaatacaaacaagaattattaaaataaatattatttttaaacattTTCAAACTCGGTCTAAATAATGCCGTTAAAGTCCACTATACTCCTAACTAAAACAATTTTTTCATAGTATTTGAGGAAAAATGTGTATCACCTACTTACATTGAAAATAGTGAATGACCATCATTTTCATAAATATCATGTGAAATTAATTAATATGAGTAAAGAGATATTATTGGTCCTTCCAAATGTTTATTATTGCTTACTTCAATCATATTACTGTTGAATCTAATAACAAGATTTTTTTCCATTATTAATCATCTCACCATGTTTACTATATTAACTAAAAATGGAATCAAAAtccataattatttatatatcaatcTCCCACATATCCAAATGACATTCTCTTCCttatctcatatttttttttaaatttgtcagtcattttttattacattttttaaataaaatatctacATACATCTTTTTGATAGAAATATTTCTTTACATTGATAAAAAATTGCCAATAATTCATTGTcagataaattaataaaaagattaaGTGACATTAATTAAAATCAGGGATCAAACAGAATATAATATTATAGATACAAATATCAAATATCAAATGACTTGCTCCATTTCGTGGCTGCCTCCCTTGGAGTGAGTTTTTGACGCACAGTATCTCCTTACCCATTTCGTGTTCACCTCCCTTGAAATGGAGGCTAATTCCATTTCGTTGATACTTCACATGAAATGGCCATGCACAATTCAGAAATACTTTTGAGCCATGCACATTATAGAAAATAATGTTTTTCTCATgcgtatataaataaaaaagcctAAAAATCTCAAGTGAAATTATAGACTATAGACtataaaaacaacaacaataaatttgatccttaaaaaaaaagtataatataaCATATACATTGAAAATGTGAAGCAAACttgatttataaaatttatacatcttccttttttgtttcctttttcccctttttcttcaGCATAGAGaaacaacaaacaaacaaatatgaACAAATTTGTACAAGAAAGATCCAAACATCAGGGAATTGCAGTGAGAGATGCATCCATGCATGCAATTTGGTGTAGCATTCTGTCAAACtcttcattcattcttcttcttctgataGATTGTGTGATCACCAGAACAATGACTTCTTAAAATTGCATGATGAATTGAAAAATGAATTCACTTATCAAACAATGAGTTTCATATATCTTCCATTGCATTTAGAAGAAACTTTTTCTTGTAAACCAATCGAACTAATCCAGTGGCTGGTCAAAGATCATCTCCTGTAAACATTAGATAACAACATTTAGGACATAAACATGCTCAGATAGATTGAATCTTATGTTCGACAATAAGCCGAAAATTCAAAGAATTCGGATGCGTTTTCATGCAGTTATTGATGACTTGATGTAAAAGAAACCAAACCTGATCACATATGGGACACGAGTCGCTTCTTTCCATCCACTCGAGAATGCATGACAGGTGAAAGTGGTGGTCGCATTTCGTCAGTGTTTTGGGATTCTCAGCATCATATTCTGCAgcgaaaaatgaaaaattcaactaaaaagGTTAAAGAGAAGGAGAGTTTGGAACATCCTGATCTGTTCACTAAAACAACACAATCTAGCCGTGTTAGCAATTATACCTTCTAGACAAATTGGACATACATCCTCTTCTTCTGTCACCAATGCATGAGATTCATTTGATTTTAAAGGTTCCGGCTTCCTTGGAGATAAGGGTGCCGATTTAGGTTGAGCTTTACAATCTGATTCTTCAAGATCTTCACACGTAACTAAAGTTTCGAAACTACTACCACTAATGGTTTCTCTACCTGACTCAGAATCTGTTGATGCAGGACCTCTCAGGACAGTATCATACGGTAGAGGCGCAGGAGGGGACTGGTAAGTATCTGGTATGGATGATTCCAAGTTCAATCCGATGAGCAGTCCAGTGGTGAATGAAGCAGCTGTCCCATTACCATCGTTAGAGGTTAGAGACTCGCGCTCTTCCAAAGCTGGCGGACACTGCAAACAGGATACCTTTCAGATTACATAGATTTGTTCACAACATATCAAGCAATCATCTAAATAATTAATGTACGGAAAATATTGCTGCGTTTTAAGGTAATTTAGAAATAGAAAAGCATAGGTATTATATAGTAAGAGCTAGAGTTGTAAATTGCATAGAATCTGCCATTAACAATTTTGCTTAAGCTCCAAACAAATTTTATGCAAGTTGCAATATGCTAAAGAAGTTGCTCCCTTACAGAAACCATTTCGAAGGATTCAGCATAGTGTTGAATATGAAATAGTTGAAACTTTCCTTCAGTGACCAATAAAATCTAAGATTATAGAAGTAACATTTTTACTTGATTGAATTTGAACCATTAAAATGACTTCGATTATGTTCGACTTCATTAAAGGGTTTCTAACTTCTAATTGGTTTCACCAAAGAGGATAAAACCCCAAACTGAATGAATCTTCAACGCTTCAAGTTGATATTCAATAATTTCTTACTTAAACTTTACTTTTTGTCTGAATCGCTTTTAAATGAATTGCCAAACATAGATCACTTTACCTCAAAATTCATTCTAATTAAATCAATTCTACCAAAAACAGAATCACAGAACTAAACACAAAACTACAGATTAAGAGAGCACAGAAATTTACTAACATAGTAATACACCGGCGTTCCGTGAAGATGAGGTTTTCTGGCAGAACAACAGCAACCTCCCATTTTTCCAGCAGTTCGCTTCGGTTATTTAGTTCAACTGACCAATGACACTCTCATCCTCTTCTGTTACTTGGAATTTATAGAGAATTAGATACTATGAAACTCTATGCATCCATTTCTGCAAccacaaataataaaaaggattaaTTGGCCATTTTCACATTAGAAATGAACTTCAACAAGCCATGGCATGAATGGAAGCTAGAAAATTATGCAAGATAACATACAATGATCAAATTCAATCAATTACAAAGTAATGATAACCAAGACCTTCAATTCAGATTTCAGAAACAAAATTACATCATAACAAGTTACATATGGTCTTAAAGAACATGATTAAAGATACTATTCAATAGAtgcaagggaaaaaaaaaaattcacagcTTCATGCCTATACTTCAGGTTCAACCAAATTCATCAACCCAGTTGTATGATACTATAATTAgcataaaaaatataactttttcaCATAACAAACAATCTACACAATCAATAAGAAGCAAAAAGGAAACAGGAAACAGAAGTTATCAAATTAAGTCCAAACCAGCCCAGAATTCATCATTCACCAGTCACGCAACTAAACATGCCAAACCGCATAAACTGTTTCAATGAAAATTGGGAGCATAAACCCTAATTTGATGAAAGGGGAAAAGGGGTAGTGAATTAGCAGTTACAGTTCATAAAAAAACTACCTTTATGGAAAATAGAGAAGTGTTGGAATTAGGTTCCCAGAAAAGGAGAGATTTTTTAGAGAAGGATTGTGATTTTTGTGCACtgggaagaaaagaaaccttTGATTCAGTGCAAATTTTGATATTGGTTGAATATTGGTGATTTTGTTGTAGTTGAGGTTGTTGCAGAGTGTGTAGTGAGGGAAAGGTTTGTCTTTTGTTGGAACTTGGAAGTGTGCAAGTAGAAAGTACAGAAACAAAAGTCAACTCAAGGTCTTAAGTTGTTCATTCACCTCTCAAGTCTCAACCATGGTTCTGTAAACCGGACCGATTCAACCGCAAACCGGTGACATTAACGGTTCATTAGAAATATAACATACTCATTTTACAGAATATCATCATGATATTGGTAGTGGTAAAAGTATTACTTGAGTTTTCTGTATTATTCATTTATATATTTTAGGActtaggagccttgaaaaagcAAGCTCAAAACGCTTTTCTTTTTTTCCAGATGCATATAAGTAcataatacatacatatatatttatattttttatttatctcaataaaataaataattattacaatCTAGAAGCTACAATAAatgatattaataaaatatattaagtaCACTTTAATAAATGTGTTTGTTTGGATGTCATTAaatccataaaaaaaatatttttttaataaaaaatatattttttattttttagtgtatttgacaaatttctaatatTAAAACTGGTAGAAACTCAAgcgcagtcgacttcacgtgaagttgatatatgAGTGATTGGACtagtttgactaaattttcatctaacggctctcagatatcaatttcacgtgaagtcgacttcacctgaattttcaccattaaaaatattaaaaaaataaaaaatctttaaaaagctacaatttatatctttttttaaaagattctttttattaaaaaaatattttttacctaataaataaacaaaaaatacttttatttaattttaccaaaacataattgatagataaaaaaatctttttacataagatatccaaacataaaattacttttatttttataaaaaatcttttaaaaaaatatcatctaaaaaaagatctttttcgaaaataacatccaAACAAATCCTATatattagtgtatatatatataacaaataatTCCTATTTCTCTATACAAAATTTATCACAATACCGTCGAAGTAAAAACCGGTAGGCTGATCGACCGAGAACCTGTCGGTTGGACCGGACTGGAAACCGGCCGGTTTggaaaaacggcgtcgtttttggCAACGGTTAAACAACCATGCACTCCTCCGTCTTCACATCTCACTCTCTCCCTCAAGCTGCAGAACTCTGAATCACTCCCCCTTCTCCAACCCTAGTCGCTGCCGTCGTCCGTCCGTGTAGCCACTGCCCCCAAGTCTCTAGCCCCTGCTCTCTTCTTCCGCGAGCTCTCGGCCCATCCGTCGTCTTCATCTTCTCGCAGTCGTCGCATCTTCTCGCCGTCGCCTGGTCGGCGTCGTCCGTCAATCAACGGTCTGTTGGCGTCGTCTTCAAGGTCAGTGGCTCGGTCGCTTGTTCTTCACttgttcttcgttttttttttttactttttttctgcTCTGTGGTTCGAATCTTGTGGACTTGtggttgtgtttttattttttggtgaacGATTACTTGCTTATTAATTAGCTTTGGTTTTGCTATGCTGTTGTTTTGTgatgttattattttaatttactgaTTATTGATGATTGAATGTGTTGTGATTATTGATTAGCTTTGGTTCTGCTAGTGCTCACTGATGGTGTTTTGTGTTTTCATTGATTGATTATTGATTAAGAGATgtgttgctgtttttttttttttttttttacttaattgtGCTTGGATTAACTGGCTGCTCAGTCAGTGCTCACTGCTCAGTGCTTGTTCTTGGttgattggctttgctcactccttgatgataaattttaactCTATTACTGGCTTGTTCTTGACTGTTAAAACACTTCTTAAAAAGAACCTCATCTATGTATCTTAAGTAATACCTACTAGCAAAAATTCTTGAAATCAACTGAACtgttaaaaaactaataataaatatttataaaaatatcttcatataaatagttaaatatgATATGATATTCTAGTGGTTCTTTGATTAGGGTTCTTCGGATCATTATGATATTCTAGTGGTTTTTGAACTTTGAATTAAGATTTACTcttctcaaaaaaaataaaacctcTGTAGGAAGTTGGAACCTTCGTTGCTATTTGTGATCGTGGGTTTTGATAATTGATACATTGTTTCTGTGGGGATAT contains:
- the LOC112730595 gene encoding probable E3 ubiquitin-protein ligase RHB1A, whose amino-acid sequence is MGGCCCSARKPHLHGTPVYYYCPPALEERESLTSNDGNGTAASFTTGLLIGLNLESSIPDTYQSPPAPLPYDTVLRGPASTDSESGRETISGSSFETLVTCEDLEESDCKAQPKSAPLSPRKPEPLKSNESHALVTEEEDVCPICLEEYDAENPKTLTKCDHHFHLSCILEWMERSDSCPICDQEMIFDQPLD